A stretch of Patescibacteria group bacterium DNA encodes these proteins:
- a CDS encoding DUF4340 domain-containing protein encodes MPKLNSTTIILIGTFVLLVGIFSWQYWSKASTQKQATVQKQFISDFSVDAVTELSITKGDTTTTLQKQSDQWVITSNNNVAADDSAIKALLNTLHDSTIQATITNTTDQAELYGLDQAQVIHIVAKNNGQTVADVQVGKIGKAYNTWYGTRNTDQTVYLLSGSHTSLVNDKWENV; translated from the coding sequence CAATCATTTTAATCGGCACATTTGTTTTGTTAGTTGGTATTTTTTCCTGGCAATATTGGAGTAAGGCATCAACTCAAAAACAAGCTACTGTTCAAAAACAGTTCATCTCAGACTTTTCTGTTGATGCTGTTACAGAATTATCCATTACTAAAGGTGATACTACAACTACACTGCAAAAACAATCCGATCAGTGGGTTATTACTTCAAACAACAATGTGGCCGCCGATGATAGTGCGATTAAAGCCTTACTTAACACTCTGCATGATAGTACCATTCAAGCTACTATCACTAACACAACCGATCAAGCTGAACTTTATGGTTTAGATCAAGCTCAGGTGATTCATATCGTTGCGAAAAATAATGGTCAAACCGTAGCGGATGTACAAGTTGGTAAAATCGGCAAAGCGTATAATACTTGGTATGGTACGCGTAATACTGATCAAACTGTTTATTTATTATCCGGTAGTCACACATCTTTGGTGAATGATAAATGGGAGAATGTCTAG